In a genomic window of Sarcophilus harrisii chromosome 4, mSarHar1.11, whole genome shotgun sequence:
- the ABCF1 gene encoding ATP-binding cassette sub-family F member 1 isoform X3 — translation MKEKEQQQQQQQQKKKRDSRKGRRKKDIDDDDGEEKELMERLKKLSVPPSDEEDEVPVPVPRGGKKAKGGNVFAALIQDQSEEEEEEEQSSKPAKPEKNRINKAVSQEQLPEQKVRRGKEEKSKGKVKPQNKFDALDDEEKGEISKEKELSRWEKDKLKKEEQGSEEEGEGDEEEEGEAKADDPYAHLSKKEKKKLKKQMEYERQVATLKAANAAENDFSVSQAEVSSRQAMLENASDIKLEKFSISAHGKELFVNADLYIVAGRRYGLVGPNGKGKTTLLKHIANRALSIPPNIDVLLCEQEVVADETPAVQAVLRADTKRLKLLEEEKRLQGRLEQGDDAAAERLEKVYEELRAMGAAAAEAKARRILAGLGFDPEMQNRPTQKFSGGWRMRVSLARALFMEPTLLMLDEPTNHLDLNAVIWLNNYLQGWRKTLLIVSHDQGFLDDVCTDIIHLDAQRLHYYRGNYMTFKKMYQQKQKELLKQYEKQEKKLKELKAGGKSTKQAEKQTKEALTRKQQKCRRKNQDEEAQEAPELLKRPKEYTVRFTFPDPPPLSPPVLGLHGVTFGYEGQKALFKNLDFGIDMDSRICIVGPNGVGKSTLLLLLTGKLTPTQGEMRKNHRLKIGFFNQQYAEQLRMEETATEYLQRGFNLPYQDARKCLGRFGLESHAHTIQICKLSGGQKARVVFAELACREPDVLILDEPTNNLDIESIDALGEAINEYKGAVIVVSHDARLITETNCQLWVVEEQSVSQIDGDFEDYKREVLEALGEVMVNRPRE, via the exons atgaaagaaaaggaacagcAGCAG cagcagcaacagcagaagaagaaaagagatagcCGAAAAGGGCGACGAAAGAaagatattgatgatgatgatggggaagagaaggaactTATGGAAAGGCTCAAGAAACTCTCTGTTCCACCCAGTGATGAAGAAGATGAAG TTCCTGTCCCAGTACCTCGAGGTGGGAAGAAAGCTAAG gGTGGCAATGTATTTGCTGCCCTGATACAGGACCagagtgaggaagaagaggaggaagaacaatCATCAAAACCCGCCAAACCAGAGAAAAATCGAATTAATAAG GCTGTTTCCCAAGAGCAGCTGCCTGAGCAGAAGGtcagaaggggaaaggaagaaaagtcaaAAGGGAAAGTGAAG CCCCAGAATAAATTTGATGCTTTGGATgatgaagagaaaggagaaatatccAAAGAGAAGGAGCTTTCCAGATGGGAGAAAGATAAACTTAAGAAAGAGGAACAG GGctcagaggaggaaggagaaggggatgaAGAAGAAGAGGGTGAGGCCAAGGCAGATGATCCCTATGCTCACCTcagcaaaaaggagaaaaagaagctgAAGAAACAG ATGGAATATGAAAGGCAAGTAGCCACACTGAAGGCGGCCAATGCTGCGGAAAATGATTTCTCAGTATCCCAGGCTGAAGTGTCTTCCCGCCAGGCCATGTTGGAGAATGCCTCTGATATCAAG CTGGAGAAGTTTAGCATCTCAGCCCATGGCAAGGAACTCTTTGTCAATGCAGACCTGTACATTGTGGCTGGCCGCCGTTATGGGCTCGTGGGACCCAACGG aaaggGCAAGACAACGCTGCTCAAACACATTGCCAATCGAGCTCTTAGCATCCCTCCCAACATAGATGTGTTGCTTTGTGAGCAAG agGTAGTAGCAGATGAAACCCCAGCTGTGCAGGCTGTACTTCGTGCTGACACTAAGCGGCTAAAGTTGCTAGAGGAGGAGAAGAGACTCCAGGGTAGGCTGGAGCAGGGAGATGATGCTGCAGCAGAGAGACTTGAAAAG GTATATGAAGAACTTCGTGCCATGGGAGCTGCTGCAGCAGAGGCTAAAGCACGGCGAATTCTTGCTGGTCTGGGTTTTGATCCTGAGATGCAAAATCGACCCACACAGAAGTTTTCTGGGGGCTGGCGTATGCGAGTCTCCTTAGCAAG GGCACTTTTTATGGAACCTACGCTGCTGATGTTGGATGAGCCCACCAATCACTTAGACCTCAATGCTGTTATCTGGCTCAACAA CTATCTTCAGGGCTGGCGGAAGACACTACTTATTGTATCCCATGACCAGGGCTTCCTAGATGATGTTTGTACTGACATTATCCATCTGGATGCCCAAAGACTCCATTACTATAGAGGCAACTATA TGACCTTTAAAAAGATGTACCAGCAGAAGCAGAAAGAGCTTTTGAAGCAATATGAGAAGCAGGAAAAGAAGCTGAAAGAGCTCAAGGCTGGGGGCAAGTCCACCAAGCAGGCG GAGAAGCAGACAAAGGAGGCCCTTACCCGGAAGCAGCAGAAATGCCGTCGGAAAAATCAGGATGAGGAGGCCCAAGAGGCACCTGAGCTTTTGAAGCGACCAAAGGAATACACTGTGCGATTCACTTTCCCTGACCCCCCACCACTCAGCCCCCCTGTGCTGGGACTGCATG gTGTAACATTTGGCTATGAAGGACAGAAGGCACTCTTCAAGAACCTGGACTTTGGAATTGACATGGATTCAAGGA tctGTATTGTAGGGCCCAATGGTGTGGGAAAGAGTACATTGCTGCTTCTGCTCACAGGAAAGCTGACTCCA ACCCAAGGGGAGATGAGAAAGAATCACCGACTG AAAATTGGCTTCTTCAATCAGCAGTATGCAGAGCAGCTACGCATGGAAGAGACAGCCACTGAATATTTACAACGGGGCTTCAACTTACCTTATCAAGATGCCAGAAAGTGTTTAGGTCGATTTGGTTTGGAGAGCCATGCCCATACCATCCAGATCTGCAAACTCTCAG GTGGACAAAAAGCCCGAGTAGTGTTTGCTGAGCTGGCCTGCCGTGAACCAGATGTCCTCATACTG GATGAACCAACCAACAACTTGGATATAGAGTCTATTGATGCTTTGGGAGAGGCTATCAATGAATATAAGGGTG CTGTAATTGTCGTCAGTCATGATGCCCGGCTAATCACAGAGACCAACTGCCAACTTTGGGTGGTAGAGGAACAGAGTGTTAGCCAAATTGATGGTGACTTCGAGGACTACAAAAGGGAGGTGCTGGAGGCCCTAGGTGAAGTCATGGTGAATCGACCTAGGGAGTGA
- the ABCF1 gene encoding ATP-binding cassette sub-family F member 1 isoform X4 has protein sequence MKEKEQQQQQQQKKKRDSRKGRRKKDIDDDDGEEKELMERLKKLSVPPSDEEDEVPVPVPRGGKKAKGGNVFAALIQDQSEEEEEEEQSSKPAKPEKNRINKAVSQEQLPEQKVRRGKEEKSKGKVKPQNKFDALDDEEKGEISKEKELSRWEKDKLKKEEQGSEEEGEGDEEEEGEAKADDPYAHLSKKEKKKLKKQMEYERQVATLKAANAAENDFSVSQAEVSSRQAMLENASDIKLEKFSISAHGKELFVNADLYIVAGRRYGLVGPNGKGKTTLLKHIANRALSIPPNIDVLLCEQEVVADETPAVQAVLRADTKRLKLLEEEKRLQGRLEQGDDAAAERLEKVYEELRAMGAAAAEAKARRILAGLGFDPEMQNRPTQKFSGGWRMRVSLARALFMEPTLLMLDEPTNHLDLNAVIWLNNYLQGWRKTLLIVSHDQGFLDDVCTDIIHLDAQRLHYYRGNYMTFKKMYQQKQKELLKQYEKQEKKLKELKAGGKSTKQAEKQTKEALTRKQQKCRRKNQDEEAQEAPELLKRPKEYTVRFTFPDPPPLSPPVLGLHGVTFGYEGQKALFKNLDFGIDMDSRICIVGPNGVGKSTLLLLLTGKLTPTQGEMRKNHRLKIGFFNQQYAEQLRMEETATEYLQRGFNLPYQDARKCLGRFGLESHAHTIQICKLSGGQKARVVFAELACREPDVLILDEPTNNLDIESIDALGEAINEYKGAVIVVSHDARLITETNCQLWVVEEQSVSQIDGDFEDYKREVLEALGEVMVNRPRE, from the exons atgaaagaaaaggaacagcAGCAG cagcaacagcagaagaagaaaagagatagcCGAAAAGGGCGACGAAAGAaagatattgatgatgatgatggggaagagaaggaactTATGGAAAGGCTCAAGAAACTCTCTGTTCCACCCAGTGATGAAGAAGATGAAG TTCCTGTCCCAGTACCTCGAGGTGGGAAGAAAGCTAAG gGTGGCAATGTATTTGCTGCCCTGATACAGGACCagagtgaggaagaagaggaggaagaacaatCATCAAAACCCGCCAAACCAGAGAAAAATCGAATTAATAAG GCTGTTTCCCAAGAGCAGCTGCCTGAGCAGAAGGtcagaaggggaaaggaagaaaagtcaaAAGGGAAAGTGAAG CCCCAGAATAAATTTGATGCTTTGGATgatgaagagaaaggagaaatatccAAAGAGAAGGAGCTTTCCAGATGGGAGAAAGATAAACTTAAGAAAGAGGAACAG GGctcagaggaggaaggagaaggggatgaAGAAGAAGAGGGTGAGGCCAAGGCAGATGATCCCTATGCTCACCTcagcaaaaaggagaaaaagaagctgAAGAAACAG ATGGAATATGAAAGGCAAGTAGCCACACTGAAGGCGGCCAATGCTGCGGAAAATGATTTCTCAGTATCCCAGGCTGAAGTGTCTTCCCGCCAGGCCATGTTGGAGAATGCCTCTGATATCAAG CTGGAGAAGTTTAGCATCTCAGCCCATGGCAAGGAACTCTTTGTCAATGCAGACCTGTACATTGTGGCTGGCCGCCGTTATGGGCTCGTGGGACCCAACGG aaaggGCAAGACAACGCTGCTCAAACACATTGCCAATCGAGCTCTTAGCATCCCTCCCAACATAGATGTGTTGCTTTGTGAGCAAG agGTAGTAGCAGATGAAACCCCAGCTGTGCAGGCTGTACTTCGTGCTGACACTAAGCGGCTAAAGTTGCTAGAGGAGGAGAAGAGACTCCAGGGTAGGCTGGAGCAGGGAGATGATGCTGCAGCAGAGAGACTTGAAAAG GTATATGAAGAACTTCGTGCCATGGGAGCTGCTGCAGCAGAGGCTAAAGCACGGCGAATTCTTGCTGGTCTGGGTTTTGATCCTGAGATGCAAAATCGACCCACACAGAAGTTTTCTGGGGGCTGGCGTATGCGAGTCTCCTTAGCAAG GGCACTTTTTATGGAACCTACGCTGCTGATGTTGGATGAGCCCACCAATCACTTAGACCTCAATGCTGTTATCTGGCTCAACAA CTATCTTCAGGGCTGGCGGAAGACACTACTTATTGTATCCCATGACCAGGGCTTCCTAGATGATGTTTGTACTGACATTATCCATCTGGATGCCCAAAGACTCCATTACTATAGAGGCAACTATA TGACCTTTAAAAAGATGTACCAGCAGAAGCAGAAAGAGCTTTTGAAGCAATATGAGAAGCAGGAAAAGAAGCTGAAAGAGCTCAAGGCTGGGGGCAAGTCCACCAAGCAGGCG GAGAAGCAGACAAAGGAGGCCCTTACCCGGAAGCAGCAGAAATGCCGTCGGAAAAATCAGGATGAGGAGGCCCAAGAGGCACCTGAGCTTTTGAAGCGACCAAAGGAATACACTGTGCGATTCACTTTCCCTGACCCCCCACCACTCAGCCCCCCTGTGCTGGGACTGCATG gTGTAACATTTGGCTATGAAGGACAGAAGGCACTCTTCAAGAACCTGGACTTTGGAATTGACATGGATTCAAGGA tctGTATTGTAGGGCCCAATGGTGTGGGAAAGAGTACATTGCTGCTTCTGCTCACAGGAAAGCTGACTCCA ACCCAAGGGGAGATGAGAAAGAATCACCGACTG AAAATTGGCTTCTTCAATCAGCAGTATGCAGAGCAGCTACGCATGGAAGAGACAGCCACTGAATATTTACAACGGGGCTTCAACTTACCTTATCAAGATGCCAGAAAGTGTTTAGGTCGATTTGGTTTGGAGAGCCATGCCCATACCATCCAGATCTGCAAACTCTCAG GTGGACAAAAAGCCCGAGTAGTGTTTGCTGAGCTGGCCTGCCGTGAACCAGATGTCCTCATACTG GATGAACCAACCAACAACTTGGATATAGAGTCTATTGATGCTTTGGGAGAGGCTATCAATGAATATAAGGGTG CTGTAATTGTCGTCAGTCATGATGCCCGGCTAATCACAGAGACCAACTGCCAACTTTGGGTGGTAGAGGAACAGAGTGTTAGCCAAATTGATGGTGACTTCGAGGACTACAAAAGGGAGGTGCTGGAGGCCCTAGGTGAAGTCATGGTGAATCGACCTAGGGAGTGA
- the PRR3 gene encoding LOW QUALITY PROTEIN: proline-rich protein 3 (The sequence of the model RefSeq protein was modified relative to this genomic sequence to represent the inferred CDS: deleted 1 base in 1 codon), giving the protein MPKRGKQRPRDPEESGDEESGSSAGPPSLLGPPPIANGKIGGPDPGFHRGSKGLREPEIPPLLSLPLPFWGGCPMRGGPGPRPRPYQHSRGAMKTQNLGGEQVMGTMPEMVLPMDGETLEGAIVTIHLRTSPGLRTPLNSKMESKKVIEQINLTVQSADTSQRATAVMRIFVPSTTQE; this is encoded by the exons ATGCCCAAGAGGGGGAAACAGCGGCCCCGGGACCCCGAGGAGAGTGGGGATGAGGAAAGTGGGAGTTCTGCCG GTCCTCCCAGCCTCTTGGGCCCTCCCCCCATAGCCAATGGGAAGATTGGTGGCCCTGATCCAG GTTTTCACAGAGGCTCTAAGGGTTTAAGGGAACCAGAGATTCCACCACTCCTGAGCCTCCCACTTCCTTTCTGGGGAGGATGTCCAATGAGAGGGGGTCCAGGGCCCAGGCCTCGACCATACCAACATAGCCGT GGGGCTATGAAGACCCAGAACCTAGGTGGGGAACAGGTTATGGGGACCATGCCAGAAATGGTCCTCCCAATGGATGGAGAAACCTTGGAGGGGGCAATAGTCACCATCCATCTAAGAACATCCCCTGGCCTAAGAACACCCCTCAATTCAAAGATGGAGTCCAAGAAGGTGATAGAACAG ATAAATCTAACCGTCCAGTCTGCAGACACTTCTCAAAGGGCCACTGCCGTTATGAGGATCTTTGTGCCTTCTACCACCCAGGAGTGA
- the ABCF1 gene encoding ATP-binding cassette sub-family F member 1 isoform X2 → MPKAVKQQTPEPEWIGDRENASPADKVVKKGKKDKKTKKTFFEELAVEEKHAGEEEEVKVMKEKEQQQQQQQKKKRDSRKGRRKKDIDDDDGEEKELMERLKKLSVPPSDEEDEVPVPVPRGGKKAKGGNVFAALIQDQSEEEEEEEQSSKPAKPEKNRINKAVSQEQLPEQKVRRGKEEKSKGKVKPQNKFDALDDEEKGEISKEKELSRWEKDKLKKEEQGSEEEGEGDEEEEGEAKADDPYAHLSKKEKKKLKKQMEYERQVATLKAANAAENDFSVSQAEVSSRQAMLENASDIKLEKFSISAHGKELFVNADLYIVAGRRYGLVGPNGKGKTTLLKHIANRALSIPPNIDVLLCEQEVVADETPAVQAVLRADTKRLKLLEEEKRLQGRLEQGDDAAAERLEKVYEELRAMGAAAAEAKARRILAGLGFDPEMQNRPTQKFSGGWRMRVSLARALFMEPTLLMLDEPTNHLDLNAVIWLNNYLQGWRKTLLIVSHDQGFLDDVCTDIIHLDAQRLHYYRGNYMTFKKMYQQKQKELLKQYEKQEKKLKELKAGGKSTKQAEKQTKEALTRKQQKCRRKNQDEEAQEAPELLKRPKEYTVRFTFPDPPPLSPPVLGLHGVTFGYEGQKALFKNLDFGIDMDSRICIVGPNGVGKSTLLLLLTGKLTPTQGEMRKNHRLKIGFFNQQYAEQLRMEETATEYLQRGFNLPYQDARKCLGRFGLESHAHTIQICKLSGGQKARVVFAELACREPDVLILDEPTNNLDIESIDALGEAINEYKGAVIVVSHDARLITETNCQLWVVEEQSVSQIDGDFEDYKREVLEALGEVMVNRPRE, encoded by the exons ATGCCGAAAGCAGTGAAGCAGCAGACCCCAGAGCCAGAGTGGATTGGGGATCGAGAGAACGCGAGCCCTGCAG atAAGGTtgtcaagaaaggaaagaaggacaaGAAGACCAAAAAGACG ttttttgAGGAATTGGCTGTAGAGGAAAAGCATgcaggggaggaagaggaagtgaaggtaatgaaagaaaaggaacagcAGCAG cagcaacagcagaagaagaaaagagatagcCGAAAAGGGCGACGAAAGAaagatattgatgatgatgatggggaagagaaggaactTATGGAAAGGCTCAAGAAACTCTCTGTTCCACCCAGTGATGAAGAAGATGAAG TTCCTGTCCCAGTACCTCGAGGTGGGAAGAAAGCTAAG gGTGGCAATGTATTTGCTGCCCTGATACAGGACCagagtgaggaagaagaggaggaagaacaatCATCAAAACCCGCCAAACCAGAGAAAAATCGAATTAATAAG GCTGTTTCCCAAGAGCAGCTGCCTGAGCAGAAGGtcagaaggggaaaggaagaaaagtcaaAAGGGAAAGTGAAG CCCCAGAATAAATTTGATGCTTTGGATgatgaagagaaaggagaaatatccAAAGAGAAGGAGCTTTCCAGATGGGAGAAAGATAAACTTAAGAAAGAGGAACAG GGctcagaggaggaaggagaaggggatgaAGAAGAAGAGGGTGAGGCCAAGGCAGATGATCCCTATGCTCACCTcagcaaaaaggagaaaaagaagctgAAGAAACAG ATGGAATATGAAAGGCAAGTAGCCACACTGAAGGCGGCCAATGCTGCGGAAAATGATTTCTCAGTATCCCAGGCTGAAGTGTCTTCCCGCCAGGCCATGTTGGAGAATGCCTCTGATATCAAG CTGGAGAAGTTTAGCATCTCAGCCCATGGCAAGGAACTCTTTGTCAATGCAGACCTGTACATTGTGGCTGGCCGCCGTTATGGGCTCGTGGGACCCAACGG aaaggGCAAGACAACGCTGCTCAAACACATTGCCAATCGAGCTCTTAGCATCCCTCCCAACATAGATGTGTTGCTTTGTGAGCAAG agGTAGTAGCAGATGAAACCCCAGCTGTGCAGGCTGTACTTCGTGCTGACACTAAGCGGCTAAAGTTGCTAGAGGAGGAGAAGAGACTCCAGGGTAGGCTGGAGCAGGGAGATGATGCTGCAGCAGAGAGACTTGAAAAG GTATATGAAGAACTTCGTGCCATGGGAGCTGCTGCAGCAGAGGCTAAAGCACGGCGAATTCTTGCTGGTCTGGGTTTTGATCCTGAGATGCAAAATCGACCCACACAGAAGTTTTCTGGGGGCTGGCGTATGCGAGTCTCCTTAGCAAG GGCACTTTTTATGGAACCTACGCTGCTGATGTTGGATGAGCCCACCAATCACTTAGACCTCAATGCTGTTATCTGGCTCAACAA CTATCTTCAGGGCTGGCGGAAGACACTACTTATTGTATCCCATGACCAGGGCTTCCTAGATGATGTTTGTACTGACATTATCCATCTGGATGCCCAAAGACTCCATTACTATAGAGGCAACTATA TGACCTTTAAAAAGATGTACCAGCAGAAGCAGAAAGAGCTTTTGAAGCAATATGAGAAGCAGGAAAAGAAGCTGAAAGAGCTCAAGGCTGGGGGCAAGTCCACCAAGCAGGCG GAGAAGCAGACAAAGGAGGCCCTTACCCGGAAGCAGCAGAAATGCCGTCGGAAAAATCAGGATGAGGAGGCCCAAGAGGCACCTGAGCTTTTGAAGCGACCAAAGGAATACACTGTGCGATTCACTTTCCCTGACCCCCCACCACTCAGCCCCCCTGTGCTGGGACTGCATG gTGTAACATTTGGCTATGAAGGACAGAAGGCACTCTTCAAGAACCTGGACTTTGGAATTGACATGGATTCAAGGA tctGTATTGTAGGGCCCAATGGTGTGGGAAAGAGTACATTGCTGCTTCTGCTCACAGGAAAGCTGACTCCA ACCCAAGGGGAGATGAGAAAGAATCACCGACTG AAAATTGGCTTCTTCAATCAGCAGTATGCAGAGCAGCTACGCATGGAAGAGACAGCCACTGAATATTTACAACGGGGCTTCAACTTACCTTATCAAGATGCCAGAAAGTGTTTAGGTCGATTTGGTTTGGAGAGCCATGCCCATACCATCCAGATCTGCAAACTCTCAG GTGGACAAAAAGCCCGAGTAGTGTTTGCTGAGCTGGCCTGCCGTGAACCAGATGTCCTCATACTG GATGAACCAACCAACAACTTGGATATAGAGTCTATTGATGCTTTGGGAGAGGCTATCAATGAATATAAGGGTG CTGTAATTGTCGTCAGTCATGATGCCCGGCTAATCACAGAGACCAACTGCCAACTTTGGGTGGTAGAGGAACAGAGTGTTAGCCAAATTGATGGTGACTTCGAGGACTACAAAAGGGAGGTGCTGGAGGCCCTAGGTGAAGTCATGGTGAATCGACCTAGGGAGTGA
- the ABCF1 gene encoding ATP-binding cassette sub-family F member 1 isoform X1 translates to MPKAVKQQTPEPEWIGDRENASPADKVVKKGKKDKKTKKTFFEELAVEEKHAGEEEEVKVMKEKEQQQQQQQQKKKRDSRKGRRKKDIDDDDGEEKELMERLKKLSVPPSDEEDEVPVPVPRGGKKAKGGNVFAALIQDQSEEEEEEEQSSKPAKPEKNRINKAVSQEQLPEQKVRRGKEEKSKGKVKPQNKFDALDDEEKGEISKEKELSRWEKDKLKKEEQGSEEEGEGDEEEEGEAKADDPYAHLSKKEKKKLKKQMEYERQVATLKAANAAENDFSVSQAEVSSRQAMLENASDIKLEKFSISAHGKELFVNADLYIVAGRRYGLVGPNGKGKTTLLKHIANRALSIPPNIDVLLCEQEVVADETPAVQAVLRADTKRLKLLEEEKRLQGRLEQGDDAAAERLEKVYEELRAMGAAAAEAKARRILAGLGFDPEMQNRPTQKFSGGWRMRVSLARALFMEPTLLMLDEPTNHLDLNAVIWLNNYLQGWRKTLLIVSHDQGFLDDVCTDIIHLDAQRLHYYRGNYMTFKKMYQQKQKELLKQYEKQEKKLKELKAGGKSTKQAEKQTKEALTRKQQKCRRKNQDEEAQEAPELLKRPKEYTVRFTFPDPPPLSPPVLGLHGVTFGYEGQKALFKNLDFGIDMDSRICIVGPNGVGKSTLLLLLTGKLTPTQGEMRKNHRLKIGFFNQQYAEQLRMEETATEYLQRGFNLPYQDARKCLGRFGLESHAHTIQICKLSGGQKARVVFAELACREPDVLILDEPTNNLDIESIDALGEAINEYKGAVIVVSHDARLITETNCQLWVVEEQSVSQIDGDFEDYKREVLEALGEVMVNRPRE, encoded by the exons ATGCCGAAAGCAGTGAAGCAGCAGACCCCAGAGCCAGAGTGGATTGGGGATCGAGAGAACGCGAGCCCTGCAG atAAGGTtgtcaagaaaggaaagaaggacaaGAAGACCAAAAAGACG ttttttgAGGAATTGGCTGTAGAGGAAAAGCATgcaggggaggaagaggaagtgaaggtaatgaaagaaaaggaacagcAGCAG cagcagcaacagcagaagaagaaaagagatagcCGAAAAGGGCGACGAAAGAaagatattgatgatgatgatggggaagagaaggaactTATGGAAAGGCTCAAGAAACTCTCTGTTCCACCCAGTGATGAAGAAGATGAAG TTCCTGTCCCAGTACCTCGAGGTGGGAAGAAAGCTAAG gGTGGCAATGTATTTGCTGCCCTGATACAGGACCagagtgaggaagaagaggaggaagaacaatCATCAAAACCCGCCAAACCAGAGAAAAATCGAATTAATAAG GCTGTTTCCCAAGAGCAGCTGCCTGAGCAGAAGGtcagaaggggaaaggaagaaaagtcaaAAGGGAAAGTGAAG CCCCAGAATAAATTTGATGCTTTGGATgatgaagagaaaggagaaatatccAAAGAGAAGGAGCTTTCCAGATGGGAGAAAGATAAACTTAAGAAAGAGGAACAG GGctcagaggaggaaggagaaggggatgaAGAAGAAGAGGGTGAGGCCAAGGCAGATGATCCCTATGCTCACCTcagcaaaaaggagaaaaagaagctgAAGAAACAG ATGGAATATGAAAGGCAAGTAGCCACACTGAAGGCGGCCAATGCTGCGGAAAATGATTTCTCAGTATCCCAGGCTGAAGTGTCTTCCCGCCAGGCCATGTTGGAGAATGCCTCTGATATCAAG CTGGAGAAGTTTAGCATCTCAGCCCATGGCAAGGAACTCTTTGTCAATGCAGACCTGTACATTGTGGCTGGCCGCCGTTATGGGCTCGTGGGACCCAACGG aaaggGCAAGACAACGCTGCTCAAACACATTGCCAATCGAGCTCTTAGCATCCCTCCCAACATAGATGTGTTGCTTTGTGAGCAAG agGTAGTAGCAGATGAAACCCCAGCTGTGCAGGCTGTACTTCGTGCTGACACTAAGCGGCTAAAGTTGCTAGAGGAGGAGAAGAGACTCCAGGGTAGGCTGGAGCAGGGAGATGATGCTGCAGCAGAGAGACTTGAAAAG GTATATGAAGAACTTCGTGCCATGGGAGCTGCTGCAGCAGAGGCTAAAGCACGGCGAATTCTTGCTGGTCTGGGTTTTGATCCTGAGATGCAAAATCGACCCACACAGAAGTTTTCTGGGGGCTGGCGTATGCGAGTCTCCTTAGCAAG GGCACTTTTTATGGAACCTACGCTGCTGATGTTGGATGAGCCCACCAATCACTTAGACCTCAATGCTGTTATCTGGCTCAACAA CTATCTTCAGGGCTGGCGGAAGACACTACTTATTGTATCCCATGACCAGGGCTTCCTAGATGATGTTTGTACTGACATTATCCATCTGGATGCCCAAAGACTCCATTACTATAGAGGCAACTATA TGACCTTTAAAAAGATGTACCAGCAGAAGCAGAAAGAGCTTTTGAAGCAATATGAGAAGCAGGAAAAGAAGCTGAAAGAGCTCAAGGCTGGGGGCAAGTCCACCAAGCAGGCG GAGAAGCAGACAAAGGAGGCCCTTACCCGGAAGCAGCAGAAATGCCGTCGGAAAAATCAGGATGAGGAGGCCCAAGAGGCACCTGAGCTTTTGAAGCGACCAAAGGAATACACTGTGCGATTCACTTTCCCTGACCCCCCACCACTCAGCCCCCCTGTGCTGGGACTGCATG gTGTAACATTTGGCTATGAAGGACAGAAGGCACTCTTCAAGAACCTGGACTTTGGAATTGACATGGATTCAAGGA tctGTATTGTAGGGCCCAATGGTGTGGGAAAGAGTACATTGCTGCTTCTGCTCACAGGAAAGCTGACTCCA ACCCAAGGGGAGATGAGAAAGAATCACCGACTG AAAATTGGCTTCTTCAATCAGCAGTATGCAGAGCAGCTACGCATGGAAGAGACAGCCACTGAATATTTACAACGGGGCTTCAACTTACCTTATCAAGATGCCAGAAAGTGTTTAGGTCGATTTGGTTTGGAGAGCCATGCCCATACCATCCAGATCTGCAAACTCTCAG GTGGACAAAAAGCCCGAGTAGTGTTTGCTGAGCTGGCCTGCCGTGAACCAGATGTCCTCATACTG GATGAACCAACCAACAACTTGGATATAGAGTCTATTGATGCTTTGGGAGAGGCTATCAATGAATATAAGGGTG CTGTAATTGTCGTCAGTCATGATGCCCGGCTAATCACAGAGACCAACTGCCAACTTTGGGTGGTAGAGGAACAGAGTGTTAGCCAAATTGATGGTGACTTCGAGGACTACAAAAGGGAGGTGCTGGAGGCCCTAGGTGAAGTCATGGTGAATCGACCTAGGGAGTGA